One Suricata suricatta isolate VVHF042 chromosome X, meerkat_22Aug2017_6uvM2_HiC, whole genome shotgun sequence genomic region harbors:
- the NHSL2 gene encoding NHS-like protein 2 isoform X10, translating to METAESVTLFWSRGGQQFDKHASLRHSLFNTETAVNPKSTLRRRRTIIGFSNFSQRDQGHSNSPSGSVAHSATSDIRLSRSVPEDVHGRVAVGQEARFPNLTSSVLRSPSSDPEEVLQARRGAHPPGMESIGMVYSITSSCNGPTESMFSASWKGDTFTYMTPSATSQSTQVIENGKNPSSGNAWVSLHTLPPLVPKETATLVVTRDNPAGCSGSAGYSEHPTQQMQAVERPSRIGLLTSGISQLETGPDGASRFRERSLSVPTDSGTTELDYEEEQKASEACALPYDRTGSEGSNSADNIASHRAQQEAQHRRQRSKSISLRKAKKKPSPPMRSVSLVKDEPVLLPEGGSALPKEQRPRSLCLSLEHQGRHSSHQDGRGHPAVPTFKDPEGTQFSHHWYLTDWKSGDTCQSLSSSSTATGTTVIECTQAQGSSESLASPSTSRATTPSQLSIEVEAREVSSPGRPTGLMSPSSGYSSQSETPTPTVSMSLTLGHLPPPSGSVRVRPVVPERKSSLPPTSPMEKMSKSWLSFDLPLTSSTNLDLSGMSISIRSKTKVSRHHSDTNFGAKLAQKMSPNQPVMPMVTQSDLRSIRLRSVSKSEPEDDIESPDYAEEAGAEVFTLPERKMKPPIAEKPPVARRPPSLVHKPPSVPREYPLTSPTLATTPKSSIQHMRPFPPDVYTAVRKPKSSSPEGRSPGESTAPSSFVFTPFAGSSGAFFSGTQQPPQGNMEDGGPKVRALPERISLQSEEEAEKKKGKIPPPVPKKPSVLYLPFTSPTAQMDVYGTEPRLSLSPIITLQEEARYPPTSDHLQSPGTRTTSTPEAEGGREASPLGSSTEASTEEKSVISDKTAEWIAEEDDDVFVASRTTEDLFTVIHRSKRKLLGWKEPGEAFAGGSRPSSHSPIKNTADSPISESAASAGSSGSANLDAGRNDDFKALLQKKGSKATPRSRPSAAELLKTTNPLARRIIAQFSKDYETTSDPST from the exons GGCAGCAGTTTGATAAACATGCAAGTTTGCGACACTCCTTGTTTAACACGGAGACAGCCGTGAACCCCAAATCCACCCTGAGGCGGAGGCGGACCATTATTGGATTCTCTAACTTTTCACAGCGAGACCAAG GTCACAGCAACAGCCCATCAGGCAGTGTGGCCCACTCTGCCACCTCCGACATCAGGCTCAGTCGTTCAGTCCCAGAAGATGTCCATGGAAGAGTTGCAGTTGGTCAGGAAGCTCGTTTCCCAAATCTCACTTCATCGGTACTGAGGAGTCCTTCGAGTGATCCAGAAGAAGTTCTCCAGGCGCGTCGTGGTGCACACCCTCCTGGCATGGAGAGCATAGGAATGGTGTATAGCATCACCAGTTCTTGCAATGGACCAACGGAGTCGATGTTCTCTGCTTCCTGGAAGGGAGATACTTTTACCTACATGACTCCAAGTGCCACCAGTCAGAGCACTCAAGtcattgaaaatggaaaaaatccttCCTCTGGGAATGCTTGGGTCTCTCTGCACACACTGCCACCTCTAGTTCCTAAGGAGACTGCTACCCTCGTTGTCACTCGTGATAACCCAGCAGGATGCAGTGGGTCAGCAGGCTACTCTGAGCACCCTACTCAACAAATGCAGGCAGTGGAACGACCCTCCAGGATTGGCCTTCTCACTAGTGGTATCTCACAGCTGGAGACAGGCCCAGATGGGGCCAGCAGGTTCCGGGAGCGGTCACTGTCTGTGCCCACAGACTCAGGCACCACAGAGTTGGATTATGAGGAGGAACAGAAGGCCAGCGAAGCCTGTGCCCTTCCTTATGACCGTACAGGTTCTGAGGGCAGTAACAGTGCTGACAACATTGCCTCTCATAGGGCCCAACAGGAGGCCCAGCACAGAAGGCAGAGGTCCAAGAGTATCTCACTCAGGAAGGCCAAGAAGAAGCCTTCCCCACCAATGCGCAGTGTCTCACTGGTCAAAGATGAGCCAGTCCTCTTGCCAGAAGGTGGGTCAGCCCTACCCAAGGAACAGAGGCCCAGGAGCCTTTGCCTCTCCTTGGAACACCAGGGACGTCACTCATCCCACCAGGATGGTCGGGGTCACCCAGCTGTGCCAACCTTCAAAGATCCAGAAGGCACACAATTCTCCCACCACTGGTACCTTACTGACTGGAAGTCTGGTGACACTTGCCAATCCTTGTCCAGCTCCAGCACTGCCACAGGCACCACAGTCATTGAGTGCACCCAAGCTCAGGGCAGCTCAGAGTCTCTTGCCTCCCCTTCCACATCCAGAGCCACGACACCTTCCCAGCTCTCCATCGAGGTGGAGGCCAGGGAAGTATCCTCCCCAGGAAGGCCTACTGGGCTGATGTCACCCTCCAGTGGATACTCCAGCCAGTCAGAGACACCAACCCCCACAGTCTCCATGTCCTTGACCCTGGGCCACTTGCCCCCTCCAAGTGGCAGTGTCCGGGTGCGTCCAGTGGTGCCTGAGAGGAAGTCATCACTACCCCCGACATCACCCATGGAGAAAATGTCCAAGTCATGGCTGTCGTTTGACCTACCATTGACCTCATCAACTAACCTGGATCTGTCTGGGATGAGTATCTCTATCCGAAGTAAAACCAAGGTGAGCCGGCATCACTCAGATACAAATTTTGGGGCCAAGCTGGCCCAGAAAATGAGCCCCAACCAACCAGTTATGCCCATGGTTACTCAGTCTGACCTACGTTCCATTCGCCTGAGGTCAGTCAGCAAGTCTGAGCCAGAAGATGACATCGAGAGCCCTGACTATGCTGAGGAAGCAGGAGCAGAAGTCTTCACCTtgccagagagaaaaatgaaacctcCCATAGCTGAGAAGCCCCCCGTGGCCCGAAGGCCTCCAAGCTTGGTGCACAAGCCACCATCTGTCCCCCGGGAGTACCCGCTAACTTCACCTACCTTGGCTACAACCCCCAAGAGCTCCATTCAACACATGAGGCCATTCCCTCCAGACGTCTACACCGCGGTGCGGAAACCAAAGTCCTCCAGCCCTGAGGGCAGAAGCCCAGGGGAGTCAACAGCACCCTCATCTTTTGTTTTCACCCCTTTCGCTGGTTCCTCTGGTGCCTTCTTCTCAGGAACACAGCAACCTCCCCAGGGAAATATGGAGGATGGAGGCCCTAAGGTGAGAGCCCTGCCTGAAAGAATTAGCCTCCAGAgcgaggaagaagcagagaaaaagaaaggcaagatcCCACCTCCTGTCCCAAAAAAGCCCAGCGTGCTGTACCTGCCTTTCACATCACCCACAGCTCAAATGGATGTGTACGGGACAGAACCAAGGCTGTCGCTCAGCCCCATCATCACCCTGCAGGAAGAAGCCAGGTATCCCCCGACCAGTGACCACCTGCAATCACCTGGTACAAGGACAACTTCAACACCAGAGGCTGAAGGTGGAAGGGAAGCAAGTCCTCTAG GGAGTTCTACGGAAGCAAGCACTGAAGAAAAAAGTGTAATCAGTGATAAAACAGCTGAATGGATTGCCGAAGAGGACGATGACGTGTTTGTGGCTTCACGCACAACTGAAGATTTGTTTACTGTGATACACAG GTCCAAGAGAAAGCTGCTTGGCTGGAAAGAGCCTGGTGAGGCCTTTGCTGGCGGCAGCAGACCAAGCTCCCATTCCCCAATAAAGAACACAGCTGATTCTCCCATCAGTGAGTCAGCTGCTTCTGCAGGGTCAAGCGGCAGTGCTAACCTAGATGCTGGCAGAAACGATGATTTCAAGGCCTTGCTACAGAAGAAGGGGAGCAAGGCAACTCCAAGGTCCCGCCCTTCAGCAGCCGAACTGCTGAAGACCACTAACCCACTGGCTCGGAGAATTATTGCCCAATTTTCAAAAGACTATGAAACCACCAGTGACCCCAGTACTTAA
- the NHSL2 gene encoding NHS-like protein 2 isoform X11, which translates to MAAQPRAWNGQQFDKHASLRHSLFNTETAVNPKSTLRRRRTIIGFSNFSQRDQGHSNSPSGSVAHSATSDIRLSRSVPEDVHGRVAVGQEARFPNLTSSVLRSPSSDPEEVLQARRGAHPPGMESIGMVYSITSSCNGPTESMFSASWKGDTFTYMTPSATSQSTQVIENGKNPSSGNAWVSLHTLPPLVPKETATLVVTRDNPAGCSGSAGYSEHPTQQMQAVERPSRIGLLTSGISQLETGPDGASRFRERSLSVPTDSGTTELDYEEEQKASEACALPYDRTGSEGSNSADNIASHRAQQEAQHRRQRSKSISLRKAKKKPSPPMRSVSLVKDEPVLLPEGGSALPKEQRPRSLCLSLEHQGRHSSHQDGRGHPAVPTFKDPEGTQFSHHWYLTDWKSGDTCQSLSSSSTATGTTVIECTQAQGSSESLASPSTSRATTPSQLSIEVEAREVSSPGRPTGLMSPSSGYSSQSETPTPTVSMSLTLGHLPPPSGSVRVRPVVPERKSSLPPTSPMEKMSKSWLSFDLPLTSSTNLDLSGMSISIRSKTKVSRHHSDTNFGAKLAQKMSPNQPVMPMVTQSDLRSIRLRSVSKSEPEDDIESPDYAEEAGAEVFTLPERKMKPPIAEKPPVARRPPSLVHKPPSVPREYPLTSPTLATTPKSSIQHMRPFPPDVYTAVRKPKSSSPEGRSPGESTAPSSFVFTPFAGSSGAFFSGTQQPPQGNMEDGGPKVRALPERISLQSEEEAEKKKGKIPPPVPKKPSVLYLPFTSPTAQMDVYGTEPRLSLSPIITLQEEARYPPTSDHLQSPGTRTTSTPEAEGGREASPLGSSTEASTEEKSVISDKTAEWIAEEDDDVFVASRTTEDLFTVIHRSKRKLLGWKEPGEAFAGGSRPSSHSPIKNTADSPISESAASAGSSGSANLDAGRNDDFKALLQKKGSKATPRSRPSAAELLKTTNPLARRIIAQFSKDYETTSDPST; encoded by the exons GGCAGCAGTTTGATAAACATGCAAGTTTGCGACACTCCTTGTTTAACACGGAGACAGCCGTGAACCCCAAATCCACCCTGAGGCGGAGGCGGACCATTATTGGATTCTCTAACTTTTCACAGCGAGACCAAG GTCACAGCAACAGCCCATCAGGCAGTGTGGCCCACTCTGCCACCTCCGACATCAGGCTCAGTCGTTCAGTCCCAGAAGATGTCCATGGAAGAGTTGCAGTTGGTCAGGAAGCTCGTTTCCCAAATCTCACTTCATCGGTACTGAGGAGTCCTTCGAGTGATCCAGAAGAAGTTCTCCAGGCGCGTCGTGGTGCACACCCTCCTGGCATGGAGAGCATAGGAATGGTGTATAGCATCACCAGTTCTTGCAATGGACCAACGGAGTCGATGTTCTCTGCTTCCTGGAAGGGAGATACTTTTACCTACATGACTCCAAGTGCCACCAGTCAGAGCACTCAAGtcattgaaaatggaaaaaatccttCCTCTGGGAATGCTTGGGTCTCTCTGCACACACTGCCACCTCTAGTTCCTAAGGAGACTGCTACCCTCGTTGTCACTCGTGATAACCCAGCAGGATGCAGTGGGTCAGCAGGCTACTCTGAGCACCCTACTCAACAAATGCAGGCAGTGGAACGACCCTCCAGGATTGGCCTTCTCACTAGTGGTATCTCACAGCTGGAGACAGGCCCAGATGGGGCCAGCAGGTTCCGGGAGCGGTCACTGTCTGTGCCCACAGACTCAGGCACCACAGAGTTGGATTATGAGGAGGAACAGAAGGCCAGCGAAGCCTGTGCCCTTCCTTATGACCGTACAGGTTCTGAGGGCAGTAACAGTGCTGACAACATTGCCTCTCATAGGGCCCAACAGGAGGCCCAGCACAGAAGGCAGAGGTCCAAGAGTATCTCACTCAGGAAGGCCAAGAAGAAGCCTTCCCCACCAATGCGCAGTGTCTCACTGGTCAAAGATGAGCCAGTCCTCTTGCCAGAAGGTGGGTCAGCCCTACCCAAGGAACAGAGGCCCAGGAGCCTTTGCCTCTCCTTGGAACACCAGGGACGTCACTCATCCCACCAGGATGGTCGGGGTCACCCAGCTGTGCCAACCTTCAAAGATCCAGAAGGCACACAATTCTCCCACCACTGGTACCTTACTGACTGGAAGTCTGGTGACACTTGCCAATCCTTGTCCAGCTCCAGCACTGCCACAGGCACCACAGTCATTGAGTGCACCCAAGCTCAGGGCAGCTCAGAGTCTCTTGCCTCCCCTTCCACATCCAGAGCCACGACACCTTCCCAGCTCTCCATCGAGGTGGAGGCCAGGGAAGTATCCTCCCCAGGAAGGCCTACTGGGCTGATGTCACCCTCCAGTGGATACTCCAGCCAGTCAGAGACACCAACCCCCACAGTCTCCATGTCCTTGACCCTGGGCCACTTGCCCCCTCCAAGTGGCAGTGTCCGGGTGCGTCCAGTGGTGCCTGAGAGGAAGTCATCACTACCCCCGACATCACCCATGGAGAAAATGTCCAAGTCATGGCTGTCGTTTGACCTACCATTGACCTCATCAACTAACCTGGATCTGTCTGGGATGAGTATCTCTATCCGAAGTAAAACCAAGGTGAGCCGGCATCACTCAGATACAAATTTTGGGGCCAAGCTGGCCCAGAAAATGAGCCCCAACCAACCAGTTATGCCCATGGTTACTCAGTCTGACCTACGTTCCATTCGCCTGAGGTCAGTCAGCAAGTCTGAGCCAGAAGATGACATCGAGAGCCCTGACTATGCTGAGGAAGCAGGAGCAGAAGTCTTCACCTtgccagagagaaaaatgaaacctcCCATAGCTGAGAAGCCCCCCGTGGCCCGAAGGCCTCCAAGCTTGGTGCACAAGCCACCATCTGTCCCCCGGGAGTACCCGCTAACTTCACCTACCTTGGCTACAACCCCCAAGAGCTCCATTCAACACATGAGGCCATTCCCTCCAGACGTCTACACCGCGGTGCGGAAACCAAAGTCCTCCAGCCCTGAGGGCAGAAGCCCAGGGGAGTCAACAGCACCCTCATCTTTTGTTTTCACCCCTTTCGCTGGTTCCTCTGGTGCCTTCTTCTCAGGAACACAGCAACCTCCCCAGGGAAATATGGAGGATGGAGGCCCTAAGGTGAGAGCCCTGCCTGAAAGAATTAGCCTCCAGAgcgaggaagaagcagagaaaaagaaaggcaagatcCCACCTCCTGTCCCAAAAAAGCCCAGCGTGCTGTACCTGCCTTTCACATCACCCACAGCTCAAATGGATGTGTACGGGACAGAACCAAGGCTGTCGCTCAGCCCCATCATCACCCTGCAGGAAGAAGCCAGGTATCCCCCGACCAGTGACCACCTGCAATCACCTGGTACAAGGACAACTTCAACACCAGAGGCTGAAGGTGGAAGGGAAGCAAGTCCTCTAG GGAGTTCTACGGAAGCAAGCACTGAAGAAAAAAGTGTAATCAGTGATAAAACAGCTGAATGGATTGCCGAAGAGGACGATGACGTGTTTGTGGCTTCACGCACAACTGAAGATTTGTTTACTGTGATACACAG GTCCAAGAGAAAGCTGCTTGGCTGGAAAGAGCCTGGTGAGGCCTTTGCTGGCGGCAGCAGACCAAGCTCCCATTCCCCAATAAAGAACACAGCTGATTCTCCCATCAGTGAGTCAGCTGCTTCTGCAGGGTCAAGCGGCAGTGCTAACCTAGATGCTGGCAGAAACGATGATTTCAAGGCCTTGCTACAGAAGAAGGGGAGCAAGGCAACTCCAAGGTCCCGCCCTTCAGCAGCCGAACTGCTGAAGACCACTAACCCACTGGCTCGGAGAATTATTGCCCAATTTTCAAAAGACTATGAAACCACCAGTGACCCCAGTACTTAA
- the NHSL2 gene encoding NHS-like protein 2 isoform X12, whose translation METAESVTLFWSRGGHSNSPSGSVAHSATSDIRLSRSVPEDVHGRVAVGQEARFPNLTSSVLRSPSSDPEEVLQARRGAHPPGMESIGMVYSITSSCNGPTESMFSASWKGDTFTYMTPSATSQSTQVIENGKNPSSGNAWVSLHTLPPLVPKETATLVVTRDNPAGCSGSAGYSEHPTQQMQAVERPSRIGLLTSGISQLETGPDGASRFRERSLSVPTDSGTTELDYEEEQKASEACALPYDRTGSEGSNSADNIASHRAQQEAQHRRQRSKSISLRKAKKKPSPPMRSVSLVKDEPVLLPEGGSALPKEQRPRSLCLSLEHQGRHSSHQDGRGHPAVPTFKDPEGTQFSHHWYLTDWKSGDTCQSLSSSSTATGTTVIECTQAQGSSESLASPSTSRATTPSQLSIEVEAREVSSPGRPTGLMSPSSGYSSQSETPTPTVSMSLTLGHLPPPSGSVRVRPVVPERKSSLPPTSPMEKMSKSWLSFDLPLTSSTNLDLSGMSISIRSKTKVSRHHSDTNFGAKLAQKMSPNQPVMPMVTQSDLRSIRLRSVSKSEPEDDIESPDYAEEAGAEVFTLPERKMKPPIAEKPPVARRPPSLVHKPPSVPREYPLTSPTLATTPKSSIQHMRPFPPDVYTAVRKPKSSSPEGRSPGESTAPSSFVFTPFAGSSGAFFSGTQQPPQGNMEDGGPKVRALPERISLQSEEEAEKKKGKIPPPVPKKPSVLYLPFTSPTAQMDVYGTEPRLSLSPIITLQEEARYPPTSDHLQSPGTRTTSTPEAEGGREASPLGSSTEASTEEKSVISDKTAEWIAEEDDDVFVASRTTEDLFTVIHRSKRKLLGWKEPGEAFAGGSRPSSHSPIKNTADSPISESAASAGSSGSANLDAGRNDDFKALLQKKGSKATPRSRPSAAELLKTTNPLARRIIAQFSKDYETTSDPST comes from the exons GTCACAGCAACAGCCCATCAGGCAGTGTGGCCCACTCTGCCACCTCCGACATCAGGCTCAGTCGTTCAGTCCCAGAAGATGTCCATGGAAGAGTTGCAGTTGGTCAGGAAGCTCGTTTCCCAAATCTCACTTCATCGGTACTGAGGAGTCCTTCGAGTGATCCAGAAGAAGTTCTCCAGGCGCGTCGTGGTGCACACCCTCCTGGCATGGAGAGCATAGGAATGGTGTATAGCATCACCAGTTCTTGCAATGGACCAACGGAGTCGATGTTCTCTGCTTCCTGGAAGGGAGATACTTTTACCTACATGACTCCAAGTGCCACCAGTCAGAGCACTCAAGtcattgaaaatggaaaaaatccttCCTCTGGGAATGCTTGGGTCTCTCTGCACACACTGCCACCTCTAGTTCCTAAGGAGACTGCTACCCTCGTTGTCACTCGTGATAACCCAGCAGGATGCAGTGGGTCAGCAGGCTACTCTGAGCACCCTACTCAACAAATGCAGGCAGTGGAACGACCCTCCAGGATTGGCCTTCTCACTAGTGGTATCTCACAGCTGGAGACAGGCCCAGATGGGGCCAGCAGGTTCCGGGAGCGGTCACTGTCTGTGCCCACAGACTCAGGCACCACAGAGTTGGATTATGAGGAGGAACAGAAGGCCAGCGAAGCCTGTGCCCTTCCTTATGACCGTACAGGTTCTGAGGGCAGTAACAGTGCTGACAACATTGCCTCTCATAGGGCCCAACAGGAGGCCCAGCACAGAAGGCAGAGGTCCAAGAGTATCTCACTCAGGAAGGCCAAGAAGAAGCCTTCCCCACCAATGCGCAGTGTCTCACTGGTCAAAGATGAGCCAGTCCTCTTGCCAGAAGGTGGGTCAGCCCTACCCAAGGAACAGAGGCCCAGGAGCCTTTGCCTCTCCTTGGAACACCAGGGACGTCACTCATCCCACCAGGATGGTCGGGGTCACCCAGCTGTGCCAACCTTCAAAGATCCAGAAGGCACACAATTCTCCCACCACTGGTACCTTACTGACTGGAAGTCTGGTGACACTTGCCAATCCTTGTCCAGCTCCAGCACTGCCACAGGCACCACAGTCATTGAGTGCACCCAAGCTCAGGGCAGCTCAGAGTCTCTTGCCTCCCCTTCCACATCCAGAGCCACGACACCTTCCCAGCTCTCCATCGAGGTGGAGGCCAGGGAAGTATCCTCCCCAGGAAGGCCTACTGGGCTGATGTCACCCTCCAGTGGATACTCCAGCCAGTCAGAGACACCAACCCCCACAGTCTCCATGTCCTTGACCCTGGGCCACTTGCCCCCTCCAAGTGGCAGTGTCCGGGTGCGTCCAGTGGTGCCTGAGAGGAAGTCATCACTACCCCCGACATCACCCATGGAGAAAATGTCCAAGTCATGGCTGTCGTTTGACCTACCATTGACCTCATCAACTAACCTGGATCTGTCTGGGATGAGTATCTCTATCCGAAGTAAAACCAAGGTGAGCCGGCATCACTCAGATACAAATTTTGGGGCCAAGCTGGCCCAGAAAATGAGCCCCAACCAACCAGTTATGCCCATGGTTACTCAGTCTGACCTACGTTCCATTCGCCTGAGGTCAGTCAGCAAGTCTGAGCCAGAAGATGACATCGAGAGCCCTGACTATGCTGAGGAAGCAGGAGCAGAAGTCTTCACCTtgccagagagaaaaatgaaacctcCCATAGCTGAGAAGCCCCCCGTGGCCCGAAGGCCTCCAAGCTTGGTGCACAAGCCACCATCTGTCCCCCGGGAGTACCCGCTAACTTCACCTACCTTGGCTACAACCCCCAAGAGCTCCATTCAACACATGAGGCCATTCCCTCCAGACGTCTACACCGCGGTGCGGAAACCAAAGTCCTCCAGCCCTGAGGGCAGAAGCCCAGGGGAGTCAACAGCACCCTCATCTTTTGTTTTCACCCCTTTCGCTGGTTCCTCTGGTGCCTTCTTCTCAGGAACACAGCAACCTCCCCAGGGAAATATGGAGGATGGAGGCCCTAAGGTGAGAGCCCTGCCTGAAAGAATTAGCCTCCAGAgcgaggaagaagcagagaaaaagaaaggcaagatcCCACCTCCTGTCCCAAAAAAGCCCAGCGTGCTGTACCTGCCTTTCACATCACCCACAGCTCAAATGGATGTGTACGGGACAGAACCAAGGCTGTCGCTCAGCCCCATCATCACCCTGCAGGAAGAAGCCAGGTATCCCCCGACCAGTGACCACCTGCAATCACCTGGTACAAGGACAACTTCAACACCAGAGGCTGAAGGTGGAAGGGAAGCAAGTCCTCTAG GGAGTTCTACGGAAGCAAGCACTGAAGAAAAAAGTGTAATCAGTGATAAAACAGCTGAATGGATTGCCGAAGAGGACGATGACGTGTTTGTGGCTTCACGCACAACTGAAGATTTGTTTACTGTGATACACAG GTCCAAGAGAAAGCTGCTTGGCTGGAAAGAGCCTGGTGAGGCCTTTGCTGGCGGCAGCAGACCAAGCTCCCATTCCCCAATAAAGAACACAGCTGATTCTCCCATCAGTGAGTCAGCTGCTTCTGCAGGGTCAAGCGGCAGTGCTAACCTAGATGCTGGCAGAAACGATGATTTCAAGGCCTTGCTACAGAAGAAGGGGAGCAAGGCAACTCCAAGGTCCCGCCCTTCAGCAGCCGAACTGCTGAAGACCACTAACCCACTGGCTCGGAGAATTATTGCCCAATTTTCAAAAGACTATGAAACCACCAGTGACCCCAGTACTTAA